From the Oryzias melastigma strain HK-1 linkage group LG13, ASM292280v2, whole genome shotgun sequence genome, the window ATCTCATCATAAGACAGAAAGGCAACTAGAACTTTTGCAGTGCCTCTTGTGATGACTCTGACCACCCTCTCAACCTGCTCTTTGGAGGCAGTTCTTGCGATGGCCTCAGAGTATTCAACACAAATCCCCTCCTGGGTTGCAGCTTCAATGAAAGTTGCCATTCCATTATTGCCGTAGTCATTGTCACTTCTCACTGCACCGACCCATGTCCATCCAAAGTGCTTTACCAGCTGAGCCAGCGCTCTGCTCTGATAGTAGTCACTGGGGATGGTTCTGAAGAAAGAGGGGTGCTCCTTTCTGTTACTGAGACATGCACATGTAGAAAAGTGACTGATCtggaagagaaaacaaaattaaagaaataaaaataactgaagAATATTTCATCTATCATTGATAAACAAATAAGTATCGCCAAACCTAATCATGAAAAACCTTTAAACGTTTATAGATTCAGATTGGGCAACAAAGAATCTTAGATATTTACCACTGGTATTTGAAAGATCCCAGCAATTTGAGACAAGACGATGGTTGAAGAGGACTCGGATGTTCCAATGATGGCATGAACGGTTGACTGACCAGAGCAGCTTTTTCCAAAAGTCCTTTCCTGTCCGTTAATCAGGCCCAAGGCTGCACGTGTTGAAGGCAGGGTTGAACCACAGctgtcaaatattttataacCAACTGAGATGTTGGGTAGTAAAGAGCTGTTGTTGTTGATCTCCTCAATGGCAAAAATCATTGTCTGAGCAAAACGGAACTCTCTGAAGTTCACTctgtaaaaagaacatttttttaatttttgctggTCTTTCTTTTAACCAAATAAGCTTTCTAAACAAAAGCAGTAAGCCAATACCTGGTGCAAATCAGAGGATCCGGAGCATCACTTAACGAGAGTGAAGATACTACTATTTGAGAGTGTACAGAAAAAGCTCCTCCAATCATAATATCTCCTGACTTAGACAGCAAGGGAAACTCTGGGTTGCCCCACATTTCACAGAAGGcagtttcttcttctgctaGGATTTCCATAATAACTACCAGTGACATTAAAGAGATATAGACATACATGTTGACCAAATGTTTCAGATCCTCCAGTTTCATGTCTCAACCCTCTCACTGACTAAGAACAATCAGCTCCTACTTCCAGATATTTATAGTTCCTGAAGAAGTTGAAGAGGGATGTTTTCTGAGCTGCCGTAGCCTAAACACTTATATTTATCTACTAACGCATGGGTGCATACTTTCTGTAGACACGCCTTCTAGCAATCTAATGGAGTTCAGTATAGTCGCAATAAACTGTAAGCTTTGAGCTACTACTGAGTGTTTGAGTCATAGTGTGGTGCCTCATATATAcaaatgcttttcatttttaaatctaaaagtaAGAAATACTCGCAGTAATACTCATATGAAATTgggtttttggtattttaacatattcttgtggcattttttttctcattacaatacctaaaacacataaataaagaaaattaagccttaaattagcctttttaagtatttgtttattcaaatactGTGAAACAAGAGCAGAGGCAAACATGATGTGGGAATAAActgagccacaagctcctttctccattctgatgcattctcttgcagacaaatagatccatgtacgtcttcaacCAAGATGGtgtctggctaaaaactgtacagctggaaagctGCAATATTGCTTgaaatttttgttgcactagtaaTGTTAGTTTTGGGTCGTGAGGGGCTGAAAACTACTGGGAGATAGTGTCAACAGAAGGActatgggaaatgagggaaggcttactctcCACCTACGGTCCTGACTCCTGCTCAcaatttagaggcaaatttataatgaactcctgccactctgtaGAAAGTATGTCTGAGGGAAGAATGCAGGTTtcttaattttggctaaaaattacataataataattgaaagtCTACTGGCAACACTTTGagaatagattaaaagatgaccAGAGTAGCTTGTGGTGGGTGATGCTTTTCGCTAGAACCTAAAGAATAAGCTCATGCTGAAAACCCctcctgctttttattttattctgcaGACAGAATATTAATTCAGATTGATGTGAAAAACTGTTATCACAAATGCTCAGTTGCTGTCCCTCCCTGACTTAAAGTTGGCACATAGGAGTTGGAAAGTTTcataactatattttttctcacATGATCCAAACATATTTAGCAACTCTTGTGCAAATAAAAGCAATTAATTTCAGAGTTGTCTTGCATTTCCTcaggttattaaaaaaacaaaacaaaaaaactttaaggtGAATTTCAATTGCagtatttctaataaaatatgcaaaaatatatgtaataaaTTAGAATCACATATTTTAGTATTGTACCTTGGTAGAGACTTAATTATTGCTTTACTTCAGCATCAATCCAAATTTGCATTCTTCTGTCAGTTTATGTTTCTCTTATGTTGGGTATAATGGGGTTATGTACCGGTATATACTTTCtgattttttcctatttttttctgtaacactTTGCATTAGCTTTAGtaagaaaagtgctttataagtaaagtttgatttgatttagtgATAACTTAAAGGCCACTCATAACaactatttatgtaaaaaaaaaaaaaaacactgctagCCAATCGTGACTCATTTCCAATCTTTCAGGTTCAAGAGCTATTCAAAAGATTGGGTTAATTTTAGACGTCACAACTCTAGTTATTAAACTTTTGATAACTTTCCCACTCATCAGATTTTCTGGTTCGGGTGCCAGAACACCTGTTAATGCAACTTGCTGTCCTGAAACAATGGCTCAACCTTTACATTTATAGTTATATAGTGTTCACGTTTCTCTATTTGCTATTTCAtgtgtttgcagattttttttcagtcacatgactcttctggtttgtcacaaaaactccaacAACTCAAGATGATTGTTTGAAATTTTTGCGTCCAAAGAAGCTGTGGATCATGGAGGGGGAGCTGGGGTTACCCTCTCTTCTCTCTCCATGTCCCTGcttggagaaatggcatcagctgacacTGAAGCAGCCAAATAAAAATCCTAATATGTTGAGGAAGATAATTCCTTAACATATCAGGAGCACCTGGAGCAGGTGCTTATTAGGGATGAAACCGACCACTTCTGGATGAAGATGTCCCCTCGCACTCAttggatgaaggaggaagcacacGCTCCTGGTTTTAAGGCACTGAGAGACAGACTGACACTCCTCATCTGTGTCATACATAACGCTGTTGCTGCGGTGCAGTATTTGTTCTGAaagatcagaagtgtttttgatgagtatggatcaatAACGGTGGAGTCTCTGTATTGGCAGATTTGGCATATTCACGGATGTCTCTGGTCCCAAACCCCCGCAAATAATGGGGGAATTCTGTATTCTTATTTCCCATTTAGGTTCATGTTTGgatatgtttacatttaatatttacatatttaacaGCTATATTTGATGTTTACATCAAGATATagatttcattttaatgtttgtattttggATTTAGATATATGTTTAGAtttgacatttacatttaacttTACATTTGACATTTAGATTCTACATTGGTATTTATATTCAATATTTACAATTAATATTCACATTTATACTTTGAATCTAAAAATGCATAACTTTAAGTGACAGATAATGCTGTCTCAGTCAGTGTCAGGCGAAGGAAGGATACACCCCGGATGGTTTGTTATTCTATGACCACAGGTTCCACAGACAGACAACTACAGTACAAAGgcttgcattttttatttgttcttaaaaaaatgttgtttttgtgttgcattCATTATTCAAACTCTGTAAAAGGATATTTCacagaaacaaagtaaaatgctttgtttgttttatttcccgGACATTATTGTATATAACTTCATATGACAGCACAAAAGAgtctaaagacattttttatagtgtaaataaaaaaaaaaagtctttacagGTTTTCTATTATCATTTTGATTTACCCAGCATGGATCTTTTTGTGTTCAGTTCAGGTTTTAGAGCAAGAATATAGCATTTTGGTGCAAATATACAGAAAAGAATTCCATAACTCGATGCCAAAATTGCAAAAATCTCCACAGCGACAGTCAATTTTCCAGGAGAGCTGACATAAGCCGGGATGAAAGTGATCCAGACAGCACTGAATATTAGCATGCTAAAAGTAATGAACTTAGCCTCGTTAAAATTATCTGGCAACTTTCTTGCCAGAAAGGCCAATACAAAACATGACACAGCGAGAAATCCAATGTATCCTAAAACAGCCCAGAAGCCAACAGATGACCCAAGAGAACATTCAAGAATAATCTTCTCTCgaaagattttcatatttttgaatggAAAGGGTGGATTTATTGTCAGCCATAGAATGCAGATTATGACCTGTatgagagttaaaaaaaaaacagtgattcTCTGTTGAGGTGGGCCAAACCATTTCATCACATTACTGCTTGGAAGTGTAGCTTTGAAGGCCATTAAAACCACTATTGTCTTCCCAAGAATGCATGAGATGCAGAGAACAAAGGTGATGCCGAAAGCCGTGTGTCTCAGCATGCAAGACCACTCAGTTGGTCGACCCATGAATGTCAGGGAGCACAGAAAgcacagagacagagagaaaagCAATAAGAAGCTCAGTTCTGAGTTGTTGGCCTTTACCAATGGAGTGTCCctgttgattaaaaacaaaacagccacCGTTACAGTAAGGACAACACCGAACAGAgtaaaaaacatcagtattaTGCTCATGTCTTCAGTGTAGCTGagaaattcaacattttttggtaCACAGGCATCTCTGATTTGATTGGACCAGTATTCCTCAGGACACTGATTGCAGTCATTAGAATCTGTAACAAAGATAATGTATTGATTATGATGCTAGATCACAAACAGGGTGAAAAGAGACTGTATCATTTCCAACTTTAATATAATGCACAtactataaaaagaaaacagtgtaGGCAGATTGTTGTAATTAAAGCCCGAGGTACCTGTGCTGTTGCTGATTTCTCCATCTGGACATGGCAAACAGTGGAAACAGCACACTGGTTTTCCTCTTTCAAGGACTTTGTAAGTTCCTGGACGGCAGCTTTCACTGCACACTGATGCTGGCAACTTCATTCCAAACAAAAAGAGtcacaattaacttttttttttttaaaaccactttCATCCATTTGAAATGTGTACCTGCTGGCTTCCTCCAGGCCACATTATAGCCTCGGTGTTGAGAACAAACTTTTGTCCAGGAGGCAGAGAGGCGTCATAGTAGCCAACTGGCACAAAGTGAACAGATCCGTCTGATCTCTGCTGCCAGTTCACCACCTCATACTTGGCCAGGACTGCCCCCGTGGAATCAAACCACACACGCTCACCATTCTTGATGACAAAGTTCACCTGTTTCAGTGCTTCTATGACCTGTTGAAGGAATATCATGAGTTtatgaagttaatagctgaaaagtATGATCAGTGTTGTTTGTGTTACCTGCCAGGGTTTAACTTCATAAACTTTGTCACACCCTTGACTGTCTGAGCACTTCATGATGCTGTGCAGGGAGTGGGCCACTGCATAGATGGCCTTGTAGATATTACTGGAGTATCTTAGCTCTTCCACATCATCATCATAATCTCTTAACTTCATtaaatcttgattttctttgcaGCTTTTTGAAGCTCCATCAGTCTGGTTCTCATCACACTGAAAATCTGTCTCCCAGAAATCTTTCACCAAAAACGTGTTCAGTCCACTAATGTTGGTCTTCTGCACAGCAAACCCGAGTGAGCCTCCCAGCACACTGAAGCTGGTAGGAGTCACGAGGCTGTCAGCAGTGATCCAGGCCTCAACACCGATGAACTGCCGACCCGTGATGTTGTGCACATTTAACTGCTCCAGCAGGTTGTTCATTTCCACATGCGCCAGGAAAGCAACAATGACCTGAGCCGTGCTCTTCCGAATCACTTCCACCACTTTCAGGAGTTTTTCCGGCTCTGCTCTGTCAAACTTCTCAATGTACTCCACACACACTCCTTCCTCttgagctgcagacagaaagaTGGCCATGCCGTTGTTGCCATAGTCACTGTCACTGTTCACAGCTCCCACCCAAGTCCAGCCAAAGTGTTTGACCAGCTGAGCGAGGGCTCGACTTTGATACAAGTCACTGGCAATGGTTCGGAAAAAAGAGGGATACTCTTTCCTGCTGCTCAAACACTCACATGTAGCTGAGTGGCTTatctgtaaagaaaatgaaaaaaagttctagTACTAATTGCATTGGACATATATACACTTTACATGTTCCTCTTACCACTGGTATTTGATAGGGTCCGGTGGTGCGTGCTAGCACAATGGTTGACGAGGATTCTGACTCCCCAATGATAGCATGAACTGCTGACTGACCAGAGCAATTCTTCTCTAATACCAACTCATCACCATTCATCAGAGCCATTACCGCACGCATTGAGGATAAGGTTGAGCCACAGTTGTCATAGATTCTATATCCAATAGAAACATTCGGGAGAAGATTTTCACTCTTGTTGATTTCCTCAATAGCAAATATCATTGTCTGAGCAAATCGAAACTCCCTGAGGTTAATGCTGGAACAAAAGCATTTGAGTTTAAAATGTATGCACACTTTCCACTGCTGTGTTGATAGATTtagcaaaaagttaaaaattgtaGTACCTGGAGCATGTAAGTGGTGTTGGCTTCTCGGTAAAGGAAAGAGAGGGTTGTGCAATTTTGCTGTGGATAGAAAAGGCTCCTCCGATCATCACATCTCCTTCTTTAGACAGCAGGGGAAGCTCCGGGCTCtccagaacatgacaaaaagaaGCATCTTCCCCTGCTGTGTCACGAGCCAACAGAACCCCCATGAAAAACAGCCCCTTTAATAACTGCACCATTTTCCTTCCCATGGATCTTAGCGGGAAAGAGACTTCCATGTCAACTTGAGATGGCATTTATTATCTTACTGTCCACCTAATAGCCAATCAGAGACAAGTAAGGACAAGTTCCTCACTGGAACTTGCTATGGTGCCTCGGTAGTTCCTGGAAAATatctttgctttgtttatttaaaaaaaatcttgttattGCAAACTTAAAACTCTTCTTTATAATTTTTGCGAGTCTAATATTGAGGTGATATTATCATATATGATTATGGTCATTACACATAACCACATTATTGTGTTTATGAAAATATGAACACAAGGAGAAACTAAATGTGTGCAGTAATTTTAATCAATTCTAACTGATTTCAGTCATACttatttacttttatatatCTTAATCTTTTGACCTCAGCTTTTCATTGAACTCGTAGCGCTGTGCATATCAAAGTCAGCATTCCTTACATCATCACTActacttaaaagctcaaaatagtctgcaatttttatttttaattttttttaaacttaatttttatttcgtTTTCATGTGAAAACCCAACAGGCAGACCATACAGACACGTAGATCATACAGAATTGTCAATCGTACATACTTTGTTTTATGCATATCTTGCATTCTCATACAACATAATGAACATGACCGGCTACTTATTAAATAAGTGAGTACAGTGATGAAACacttttctaattattttgtttcatgttgAAAATCCAGTGTTTCCAatattctgtgtatttttttgttgccagACTAAGGTCAGTTTTTCCATGTCATGAATGTCTCTGATGATGGATATCCATTCCAGCTGTGTTGGGGGATCCCTAGACATCCATTTTCGGGTAATTGCT encodes:
- the LOC112149358 gene encoding extracellular calcium-sensing receptor-like translates to MVQLLKGLFFMGVLLARDTAGEDASFCHVLESPELPLLSKEGDVMIGGAFSIHSKIAQPSLSFTEKPTPLTCSSINLREFRFAQTMIFAIEEINKSENLLPNVSIGYRIYDNCGSTLSSMRAVMALMNGDELVLEKNCSGQSAVHAIIGESESSSTIVLARTTGPYQIPVISHSATCECLSSRKEYPSFFRTIASDLYQSRALAQLVKHFGWTWVGAVNSDSDYGNNGMAIFLSAAQEEGVCVEYIEKFDRAEPEKLLKVVEVIRKSTAQVIVAFLAHVEMNNLLEQLNVHNITGRQFIGVEAWITADSLVTPTSFSVLGGSLGFAVQKTNISGLNTFLVKDFWETDFQCDENQTDGASKSCKENQDLMKLRDYDDDVEELRYSSNIYKAIYAVAHSLHSIMKCSDSQGCDKVYEVKPWQVIEALKQVNFVIKNGERVWFDSTGAVLAKYEVVNWQQRSDGSVHFVPVGYYDASLPPGQKFVLNTEAIMWPGGSQQLPASVCSESCRPGTYKVLERGKPVCCFHCLPCPDGEISNSTDSNDCNQCPEEYWSNQIRDACVPKNVEFLSYTEDMSIILMFFTLFGVVLTVTVAVLFLINRDTPLVKANNSELSFLLLFSLSLCFLCSLTFMGRPTEWSCMLRHTAFGITFVLCISCILGKTIVVLMAFKATLPSSNVMKWFGPPQQRITVFFLTLIQVIICILWLTINPPFPFKNMKIFREKIILECSLGSSVGFWAVLGYIGFLAVSCFVLAFLARKLPDNFNEAKFITFSMLIFSAVWITFIPAYVSSPGKLTVAVEIFAILASSYGILFCIFAPKCYILALKPELNTKRSMLGKSK